The Thermosipho melanesiensis BI429 sequence CCATATTACTTAACGTAAAATCAATTGCACGATATTTCCCACCTATTGGCAAAGCCGCGCTTGCCCTTTTGTACACAAGAGGACCTAATTTCTCACTTTTTCCTCCTGCAAGAATTAACCCCAAAACTTTCAAACTTCCACCTACTTTCCTACTATGGAAACTCCTGAACTTGTACCTATACTATTTGCCCCAGCCCTAATCATTTTCACTGCATCTTCAAATGTTTTTACACCACCTGATGCCTTAACACCTAAATCACCCACAACCCACCTCATAAGATTAACATCTTCTGCCTTTGCACCACCACTACCAAATCCAGTAGAAGTTTTTACAAAAGCTGCACCTGCTTCTTTTGAAATAACACATGCAGCTATCTTTTCCTCATCCGTTAAATAGCAGGTTTCTATTATCACCTTTACAGGTTTCTTACAAGTCTCAACAACTTTCTTTATATCTTCATAAACATAGTCATAATCACCACTTTTTAAACGACCTATATGTAAAACCATATCAATTTCATCTGCCCCATCTTCAACTGCAACTTTTGCTTCATATGCTTTCGATTTAGTGGAAGTTGCTCCCAATGGAAATCCAACTACTGTAACAACTTTAACATCTGTCTCTTCCAATTCTTCTTTTACAAGTGAAACAAAGGAGGGATTTACACAGACGCCTCTAAAATTATATACTTTTGCTTCTTCACACAATTTTTTTATTTCATCATCTGTTGTTGTTGCCTTTAAATTTGTATGTTCAATATAACCATTTACATTTTTCACCTCAATATCGCTCAATTTAAATCTATACTTTTCTTTATACTCACCTATCTTCTCTTCAATTAACCTCCTTAAATCCACAAACATCACCCCTTTAAATATTCCCTTATTCTCCTATTAATTTCTCTCTTCTTTATATCTTCTCTCTTATCGTATTTTTTCTTTCCTTTCGCCACCGCAATTTCAACCTTTACCAACCCTCTATTATTAAAATATATCTTTGTTGGAATTATTGTTAATCCTTGTTCTTTAACTTTCCCAAGAAGTCTATGTATCTCTTTCTTATGAAGCAAAAGCCTTCTGGGCCTTTCCGGGTCATGATTGTTTAAACTCCCATTCCTGTATTGCGGAATATTTAGATTTAACAAAAACACTTCTCCGTTTTTTATCCTACAAAAACTATCTTTAAAATTTGCACCTGACTCTCTTAAGGACTTTACCTCAGTTCCTCTTAACTCTATTCCTGCTTCATAAGTTTCTAAAATTATATAATCTGAGAATGCCTTTTTGTTTGTTGCAATTATTTTCATTTACTCCCTCCTATTTATGAATGCCAGGTACTTTTAGATAATTTTTTTCTCTATCAGGAAAATTATCTCTAATTAAATCTACGTCCTCAAAGAATCTACTTTGCCTTTTTTGGGGTTTGTATACATCTTCTATTGGGGTATACATAGGCTCAACATTATCCGTATTTACTTCATTCAACAGTTCAAAATAGTTCACAATTTTCTGCATTTCGTTAATAATTTTTTTCTTGTTATCAATCTCAAGCCTTGCAAGAAAAGCTATCTCTTCAACTAACTTTTCATCTATTTTCAAATTTACTCACCTCCGAGATATCCTTTATATCAAACTCTATTGCTTTTTTATTCTCCGCCATAATTTCTTCATACAACTCTTTTCGCAAGATTCTTACACTCTTTGGTGCAGAAATACCAATCTTTACCTCTCCGCCATCTATCTTTAAAATTTTAACTTCTACATCATTACCAATAAATATACTTTCACCAACTTTTCTAGCTAATACAAGCACATAACCACCTCATTTTTTAAAAGAAGATAACTTATGTTTTGTCGTATACTTTTCTGTATTTAAAATTATTTGCTTTCCCTTTCCACTTTCAAGGTTTACAACAATAGGAGCTAACAAATTCACAGTAGTTTCTTTGGGATTTCCATATGGTATAGTTAAAATTACCCAAACAGCTATTTTTTCTTTATCTTTTATCTCTAACTCTTCTACATCTTCATCGGAAATCTCAAACTCATAATCTTTTGTTAAAATCCACGGGTCAATTATGGGAAAGGCTATATGTTCATCTTCTAACGAAACAAGCCACATTATAGGAAGAGTTTCTTTCAAGGAAATTACAGAAAATTTCCTCAATTGTTCAAAACCAGGCATCCCATTTTCAAATACAATAATTTCTTTGTCATCTATATCAAGTTCACCCAACTTCGTTTTAAACACCAACATGCTCACCTCATTTCATACCACTCAAAAATTTTACCAAAAAACTCATTTGCAAACTCATCATCTTCAAAAATTTCATGATAAGCCCCTTCAAATCTGTACAACTTTTTATTTTCTTTCATAAGCTGGAGATTGTTAAAGAACAAATAACTTCCTTGTGGTGGAGTTACAACATCACCAGTACCTATCAACATCATCGTAGGCACGGATATTAATCCCACCTTTTCATGTGCAATAGCTACATTTTTTAAAATACTTCTTGCAAGTTTTACGCTTATCCTATCGTGTACAAGCTCATCCTCTATATAATTCTCAACTACTTTCCTATTTCTCGATAAATCATCTGGAGAAATACCATTTGAAAGAGTTAATGCAGGATAAAAAATCCCAAAAATTGCAAGCAAAAGCTTTTGAGAAAACCTTGCTTTAACATGAAGAGCAGGTGATGAAACAACTAATGATTTTATCCTATTTGCATTTTCTTGAGTATATCTAATTGAAATAAGCCCTCCAAGACTATGACCAAAAATATGAAACTTATCTAAATCACTTGTAAGTTCGTTAATAACATCAATAACTTCTTCCACAGAAGTATGACCTCTCTTACCTGAACTTTTCCCATGTCCAGGAAGATCAAACCCTATTACACCATAACCTCTTTTAACAATACCATTAATTAATGTTTCATAACGACCTATATGTTCACCCAAACCGTGAACAACAACGACCCACCCTTTTTCTGGTGTTCCTCTGGTAAAAGAAAATATCACGTTATCCCCCCTTGAAATGTCTTACATCCAAAATAATTGGTTTAAATTTTTTATCCAATACTTTGTTAATTAAAAATGAAACACTCATAAATCCCAATCCAATTAAAAAACTATAAATATCCGACAATTTTAAATACACACCTAAACCTATACCAACTACCAACATAATAATGGGTAATCCATACAACATAAACGCTAGAAATGCAGGTCTATATTTTAAGTCAAGTACAACAAAATCTCCAGGAAAATAATCAAACCTTTTATCTTTCTCCACCTTTAACGTAGAAACACTCTGCACACTACACTTTCCAGAAAGGGCACACGAACCACAGGCACTAACATCTCTTTCAAG is a genomic window containing:
- the deoC gene encoding deoxyribose-phosphate aldolase translates to MFVDLRRLIEEKIGEYKEKYRFKLSDIEVKNVNGYIEHTNLKATTTDDEIKKLCEEAKVYNFRGVCVNPSFVSLVKEELEETDVKVVTVVGFPLGATSTKSKAYEAKVAVEDGADEIDMVLHIGRLKSGDYDYVYEDIKKVVETCKKPVKVIIETCYLTDEEKIAACVISKEAGAAFVKTSTGFGSGGAKAEDVNLMRWVVGDLGVKASGGVKTFEDAVKMIRAGANSIGTSSGVSIVGK
- the smpB gene encoding SsrA-binding protein SmpB, whose translation is MKIIATNKKAFSDYIILETYEAGIELRGTEVKSLRESGANFKDSFCRIKNGEVFLLNLNIPQYRNGSLNNHDPERPRRLLLHKKEIHRLLGKVKEQGLTIIPTKIYFNNRGLVKVEIAVAKGKKKYDKREDIKKREINRRIREYLKG
- the gatC gene encoding Asp-tRNA(Asn)/Glu-tRNA(Gln) amidotransferase subunit GatC, translating into MKIDEKLVEEIAFLARLEIDNKKKIINEMQKIVNYFELLNEVNTDNVEPMYTPIEDVYKPQKRQSRFFEDVDLIRDNFPDREKNYLKVPGIHK
- the csrA gene encoding carbon storage regulator CsrA: MLVLARKVGESIFIGNDVEVKILKIDGGEVKIGISAPKSVRILRKELYEEIMAENKKAIEFDIKDISEVSKFENR
- the fliW gene encoding flagellar assembly protein FliW yields the protein MLVFKTKLGELDIDDKEIIVFENGMPGFEQLRKFSVISLKETLPIMWLVSLEDEHIAFPIIDPWILTKDYEFEISDEDVEELEIKDKEKIAVWVILTIPYGNPKETTVNLLAPIVVNLESGKGKQIILNTEKYTTKHKLSSFKK
- a CDS encoding alpha/beta hydrolase yields the protein MIFSFTRGTPEKGWVVVVHGLGEHIGRYETLINGIVKRGYGVIGFDLPGHGKSSGKRGHTSVEEVIDVINELTSDLDKFHIFGHSLGGLISIRYTQENANRIKSLVVSSPALHVKARFSQKLLLAIFGIFYPALTLSNGISPDDLSRNRKVVENYIEDELVHDRISVKLARSILKNVAIAHEKVGLISVPTMMLIGTGDVVTPPQGSYLFFNNLQLMKENKKLYRFEGAYHEIFEDDEFANEFFGKIFEWYEMR
- a CDS encoding SoxR reducing system RseC family protein encodes the protein MRELFRISKIDDKYLYLERDVSACGSCALSGKCSVQSVSTLKVEKDKRFDYFPGDFVVLDLKYRPAFLAFMLYGLPIIMLVVGIGLGVYLKLSDIYSFLIGLGFMSVSFLINKVLDKKFKPIILDVRHFKGG